CGGAACCCGCACGCGACGTTCTCCTACTGGACGCACCGGCAGAACGCCGTGGCCGTCGACACCGTCGCCGAGTGGGTGGACGACGTGGAGGTCACCCGCAGGGTGTGGCGGCTCTACGAGCAGGGCAGCCCGCCGGGGGCCGGCTACGACCTGGGCAACTTCTGGAGCGGCGTGGACGATCCCGGCCTGCACGTCCTCCGGCTCACGCCCTGGCGTGTCCAGGTCATCCGCGGCCGTGACCTGCGCGGCCGCATCTGGCAGGCGGAGGGCACCGCCTGACCGTCCCGGGCCGCGGATCGCGGCAGGGCCGAAATGCGAGCCGCCGGACCGGCGTTGTTCCCTCCATAGGTGCGTGGCGGGACGTGGGCCGGATCGCCGCGGGTGACGCCGGGCCCCGTGGTGCGGGGCAGGGCGGAGGCGGGCGCGGGTCCGGCCTCCGCCACGGAGGGAGGTCCCATGAACGCCGCGTCTGCGCACGCCGGGCCGGATCCACGCCGGTGGAAGGCCCTCGCGGTCACCCTGGTCGTCGGCTTCATGATCCTGCTCGACGTGACCATCGTGGCCGTGGCGCTGCCGTCCATGCAGCGCGACCTCGGCGCCTCGCCCGCCGAGGTGCAGTGGGTGGTGTCCGGGTACGCGCTGACGTTCGCCCTCTCCCTGGTGCTGGCGGGGCGGCTGGGCGACGCGATCGGC
This Nonomuraea muscovyensis DNA region includes the following protein-coding sequences:
- a CDS encoding pyridoxamine 5'-phosphate oxidase family protein, which encodes MTGKVTSFAAIEDEFSTYIGDIVYATMTTVDAKGRPRARVLIPVWEVVDGRPLGWLATYRTPVKAAHLARNPHATFSYWTHRQNAVAVDTVAEWVDDVEVTRRVWRLYEQGSPPGAGYDLGNFWSGVDDPGLHVLRLTPWRVQVIRGRDLRGRIWQAEGTA